In Brevibacterium zhoupengii, the following are encoded in one genomic region:
- a CDS encoding tryptophan 2,3-dioxygenase produces the protein MTHDDSTAENNERDLEDGIHTDLRSTMTYGSYLHLDRLLGAQHPVSDPVHHDELLFIIQHQTTELWFKLVIHELVDARRLIADDQLQLALKRIARVKHIQKTLTEQWSVLATLTPSEYVGFRDELGKSSGFQSWQYRAVEFLLGNKNAGMLQVFDGEPEARAQLEAYLNEPSVYDEFLRALARRGLPVPQRLLDRDVSVAHTFDEELLDAFRIIYENPEEYWLEYESCEELVDLEENFQFWRYRHMRTVLRIIGMKRGTGGSSGVGFLQKALDLTFFPELFDIRTGIENGPGTATGPGTESAKDSTGSQGSASGCSGL, from the coding sequence ATGACTCATGACGACTCCACGGCGGAGAACAACGAGCGGGACCTCGAAGACGGAATCCACACGGATCTGAGGTCGACGATGACCTACGGTTCCTATCTTCACCTCGACCGACTGCTCGGCGCCCAGCATCCTGTCAGCGACCCTGTCCATCACGACGAGCTGCTGTTCATCATCCAGCACCAAACCACGGAGCTGTGGTTCAAGCTCGTCATCCATGAGCTCGTTGACGCCCGACGTCTCATTGCCGATGATCAGCTCCAGCTGGCGCTCAAACGCATTGCCCGCGTCAAGCACATTCAGAAGACCCTGACCGAGCAGTGGTCGGTCCTCGCAACTCTGACGCCGAGCGAATACGTCGGATTCCGCGATGAACTCGGCAAGTCTTCGGGGTTCCAGTCCTGGCAGTACCGGGCCGTGGAGTTCCTGCTCGGGAACAAGAACGCCGGCATGCTGCAGGTCTTCGACGGCGAACCCGAGGCCCGTGCCCAGCTCGAGGCGTACCTCAACGAGCCCAGCGTCTACGACGAGTTCCTCCGTGCCCTTGCCCGTCGCGGGCTCCCGGTGCCGCAGCGGCTGCTGGACAGGGACGTGTCTGTGGCGCACACCTTCGACGAGGAGCTTCTCGACGCTTTCCGGATCATCTACGAGAACCCCGAAGAATATTGGCTGGAGTATGAGAGCTGCGAAGAGCTCGTCGACCTCGAGGAGAACTTCCAATTCTGGCGCTACCGCCATATGCGCACGGTGCTGCGCATCATCGGCATGAAGCGAGGCACAGGCGGATCGAGCGGCGTCGGGTTCCTGCAGAAGGCACTCGACCTCACCTTCTTCCCAGAGCTCTTCGACATCCGCACCGGCATCGAGAACGGACCCGGCACAGCGACGGGTCCGGGCACGGAGAGTGCAAAGGACTCTACGGGCAGCCAAGGTTCTGCGTCCGGTTGTTCGGGGCTCTGA
- a CDS encoding M4 family metallopeptidase encodes MSIRDVIPPYLLDAIAERGGEKFPRAARAARSCQVSDESCRNLRAEGLRYTPVAKPDGGAQDSEAAMGSQVTGASAGVNRLIHDAQGTETLPGALVRSEGEEAVSDEAVNEAYDGLGASYSLFAEAFERNSLDGKGMPLIASVHYGQDYDNAFFDGRLMVFGDGDDEVFTGFTGSLSIIGHELSHGVISHTADLEYLGQPGALNEHCADVFGALTEQHDSGQAAGDASWLIGAGIFTPEVTGQALRSMLEPGTAYDDDVLGKDPQPDHMDRYVTTDSDNGGVHLNSGIPNRAFALAATRLGGQAWETVGQVWYSVLTGDDITTRTDFAGFAALTIAEAIAQFGEGSDVHDALVQSWDAVGVTRGASRGNVGSSW; translated from the coding sequence ATGAGCATTCGAGATGTCATTCCGCCCTACCTGCTCGATGCGATCGCCGAACGCGGAGGCGAGAAGTTCCCCCGAGCCGCCCGCGCCGCACGCAGCTGCCAGGTCTCCGATGAGTCCTGCCGCAACCTGCGCGCCGAGGGGCTGCGCTATACGCCGGTGGCCAAGCCCGATGGGGGAGCGCAGGATTCCGAGGCCGCGATGGGGTCTCAGGTCACCGGCGCCAGTGCCGGGGTGAATCGCCTCATCCATGACGCGCAGGGCACCGAGACCCTGCCGGGAGCACTTGTGCGCAGCGAGGGCGAGGAGGCGGTGTCCGACGAGGCGGTCAATGAGGCCTACGACGGTCTCGGAGCCTCCTATTCGCTCTTCGCCGAGGCCTTCGAGCGCAATTCGCTCGATGGCAAGGGGATGCCGCTCATTGCCAGCGTCCACTACGGCCAGGACTACGACAACGCCTTCTTCGACGGTCGGCTCATGGTCTTCGGCGACGGTGACGACGAGGTCTTCACCGGCTTCACCGGGTCGCTGTCGATCATCGGCCACGAACTCAGTCACGGCGTCATCAGCCACACCGCCGATCTCGAGTACTTAGGACAGCCCGGAGCCCTCAACGAGCACTGCGCCGATGTCTTCGGCGCCCTGACCGAACAGCATGATTCCGGGCAGGCCGCCGGAGATGCCTCCTGGCTCATCGGTGCTGGCATCTTCACCCCCGAGGTCACCGGCCAGGCCCTGCGCTCCATGCTCGAGCCCGGCACCGCCTACGACGACGATGTTCTCGGCAAGGATCCCCAGCCCGATCACATGGACCGCTACGTCACCACCGATTCGGACAACGGCGGGGTCCACCTCAATTCCGGAATCCCCAACCGCGCGTTCGCACTCGCGGCCACCCGCCTCGGCGGCCAGGCCTGGGAGACCGTGGGGCAGGTCTGGTACTCCGTGCTGACCGGAGATGACATCACCACGCGCACCGATTTCGCGGGCTTCGCAGCCCTGACCATCGCCGAGGCGATCGCCCAGTTCGGTGAGGGATCCGACGTCCACGATGCGCTCGTCCAAAGCTGGGACGCAGTGGGCGTCACCCGTGGCGCAAGCCGCGGAAACGTGGGGAGCAGCTGGTGA
- a CDS encoding ArsR/SmtB family transcription factor, whose amino-acid sequence MTDSQPDPQPGSHPDHTRRIESSALKGLAHPLRMAIYDALAKYGPQTATTLAGRLGESTGSTSYHLRQLARHDFIRQVKSSTGGRDKWWERIPGAVTVPSRNESRDSAAHAAADFVIREWNRSSARALEDFVIGSTDEDRLSAEWLEAADNTTSYLHLTSEQLAEVAKRFHDTTQSLIDEFRGRNDPGSRPVQIQFNAFPLIDGEETPS is encoded by the coding sequence ATGACCGATTCGCAGCCCGACCCTCAGCCCGGCTCTCACCCCGATCACACACGCAGAATCGAATCCTCAGCACTCAAGGGACTCGCCCACCCACTGCGGATGGCGATCTATGATGCGCTGGCGAAATACGGCCCGCAGACGGCGACGACGCTGGCCGGCAGGCTCGGCGAATCCACAGGTTCGACCAGCTATCACCTGCGTCAGCTCGCTCGGCATGACTTCATCCGGCAGGTCAAGAGCAGCACCGGAGGCAGAGACAAGTGGTGGGAGCGCATCCCCGGGGCGGTCACCGTCCCCTCGCGGAACGAGAGTCGAGATTCCGCGGCCCATGCTGCTGCCGACTTCGTCATCCGAGAGTGGAACCGCAGCAGCGCCCGGGCGCTCGAGGACTTCGTCATCGGATCCACAGACGAGGATCGCCTGTCCGCTGAATGGTTGGAGGCCGCGGACAACACGACCAGTTATCTTCACCTGACGTCGGAGCAGCTTGCCGAGGTCGCGAAGCGCTTCCACGACACAACCCAGTCGCTCATCGACGAGTTCCGGGGCCGCAACGACCCCGGATCCCGTCCCGTGCAGATCCAGTTCAATGCCTTCCCCCTGATCGATGGAGAGGAAACACCATCATGA